Genomic window (Culex pipiens pallens isolate TS chromosome 3, TS_CPP_V2, whole genome shotgun sequence):
GGCATCACCCCTCTTCCAAAGCACCGATCAATTTCAGAAATAATTTCCTTTTCAGCCCACCTTATCCTTCAACTGTTGACACAGCTGCAGCGCCACCGTAAACAGCACCAGCACCTCGTTCAGCCACGGCACCGAACACTCCGCCTGGCACGAGTCGAACTTCATCGTGCCCTGGAAATTGGTCAGCTGGTACGCCACAAAGATCAACTTGTGGCTCTGGATGTAAAAGCTGATGGCCAGATCTTCCGGCAGGTTCGGCGACAGTGCCTTCATGTTGCGACTCTTCATCAGCTCGTCGATGGGCTTCTTCCGGGGCACCACCAGCGATGTCCGGCCCCGCTGCAACGCCCCCAGAATGTTGCCCAGGATGTGCAGCACCTCGTCCGAGGTCTTAAAGTGGTACGAACCGTCCACATTGTCGATGTGGTTTATTGCTTGCTGAAGATGGTTGGCGGCGTCCTGCACCTGCTGGATCTTCCACGGATAGTCCTGGGTGATTGTGGTCCGCTgggtttgctgctgctgccgttggACCTTAAAGTTGATATCCTAAAACACGTAAAACAACCGGTTATAAATACAACTCCTCCATCCAACACAACCCCTGAAAAGATACCAACCGCATGCGTGATGCTGTCCCCGGTCAACGTGACCACGCACTTGAGCTGCTCGGGAGCCGCCGTCAGGATGAACTTGTCCTGCTTCTTGCCCTCGTTCCCGTACAGGGGCACCGGAAACCGGTGCGCACACTCGACCAGGATGGCGTGCAGCTGCTTCAGCACCGAATGAACCTCCTCGTGAAGAACCCACTCAAACTCCACCTGCTGTGGAGGGGAGGAAAACGAAAGGAAAAGCGGTTATGATGAGCAAATAACAAAGTTAGTAGGGTGGATTTGGATTTAGCTGATGAGAGTGGAGCCGGTAGTAAAGTGCGTCAGCCACCATCGACGGTGCCACTAATTGGAATTAGAGTCGGGTCAGCGAGCATCAGCCTGTATTTACTTCTTTTCTtgtatgctatttttttttatagagttTCTGTTGTTGTGGACTGTCTTGAAGTCCGTAGATATTTTATCAGCAATTTTCTGTTAAACCTTCAACCGTGGCACTTAACACATATTGATGCccctgtgctctcttatgctaactagataggaatcccagcaagcttagtacaagagagcacagaggcatcgatatgtGAACAATAAAGATCGCTAACGgaactgcctcaaaataggttaagtaaagtaaaaggTTCATTAGTTTTATCAGAAGTGATGAAAGTTAAGTTTTAAATTGAGAAAGAAATACCAGTGAAACCTAAATAAAGTGAAACATTCGTGATTATAATCAGCTATTCCGTAAAAATTTAACAGAAGACAGCAGAAACCAAAAGCTCTGATTAATGTATGCATTAGTCAGcaagtaaaatcaatacaaCTATCGCGGCAGCATAGTGTGGTCGATTGTAGGTCAAACACCTTTCTCTCTCTCAATGTCTGCTCACTTGACTGGGCATGAATGATATCGgccgtttgcaaaaaaaaaaaaaaaacgaaagacaTATCAATTTCAACTCAGAGGTCGAATGTATCAGCACCATATCGTGCAAATGTGGCCAGTCACCGTGGAAAGGATGCATGGTGGCAAACAAAAAATGATTGCGTAAACTTTTGCTCCTGCTACGGGCTTCCTCTGATAGGCCACTGGAAGAACTAACGAGGCTATCCCATTTAATTTGCTGTGTGCATTAATAATAATGACTAGTCACTACTTTTAGACGGCCCTCGCTACGAGAGGCCGATAAGATTCGCTATCAAAACACGACAAAcacaacaataataataatggaAAAACCACATGAACAAGGTTCCCGTCCCATCACCCACCCACCCTTTTGGAGGCACCAAATCACTCACCAAGTTGACCGCTTCCTCCTTCTCGGTATCGGCCATGATTTTGCGGGCTCGTCGCGACAACGGCTGTGGTGGCCTCCTGCTGGCACTGCTGGCGACACTCTGCCGGAAGCTACTCTGTCGGGAGAAGAGACTGTCCCCGCCTAAACTCTCGGTCACCGTGCTCGACTCGCTGTCCCACGAGACCTGCTGCTGGAACTGCACCTGGTGCCGCTGGTCCAAGGGACTAGTGGCCGCCGGACTCGAGCGACCCTTCCGGCGATGAGTTCTCGGAGGCACTTCCGGAACCTCTGGATCGGCAAAGCTCACCGATGCCTGCTGCGGTTTGGCTCCGTTGGTTTTCTTCCGCGAGTGGGGCTTCGCGAACCAGTTGGAACCGCTGCTGCAAAGAGTTGACCGATAAAGGTCAGAATAAACTCTGGACGGGAAGGAATGTGCAGCCCAAGTTTAATTTTCTGTCTGTCCACCGATCGACCTACACAGAACGAGTGATGTTTTGATGTTTCTTTTCGCATTGATTTTCTTGTTGGCGTTCGCTTTATCGTTCCGTCTCTCTTACGCGCAGCTGCGATGACGGGTGCTTGACAAATGTGTCAAAACAGAAGGAGGAAGCGTTCGAAGCAACGAACGCTAGAGGCACGTTCATGAAACTATACTAATGTTCTTGAATCGACCGTTTGAGTGCTTTTATTTTACTATCTAATCTTTTAAACTATCAATAAACTAAACATAGGTACTTGATATGTATGAATTATCATTTTAGTCTTATTATCTTTGAGCTTTATGATCTCATGCAAACGATTTCAcgttttaatctaatctaatcaaaccatAGCGCCCATCATTTGAAAGGATCCTGGAGATggccttaggttagattacgcctagccTTCTCCTTgccatttattaacatttgtagtgagccaatgcattagaatgcattaaAACGTCACACGTTAAAGCGACCAGGCCGACTGCGTAAAttttaccgcagagatgattcatTAACgcgggttgagtttgagcacggagtgttcaTACAACAACACAGTTCGACGCTAACTTTGCAATTATCAATTACGCTTCGTGTTTTTGGAAATTGTGCTGTATCCAAACTCATACAcacttaggggaaattctcataTGTTTAGCAGGTTAAGGATTCGGTCTTGATTCCATCCTATTCGTCGATTTTTACTTTTCAaacaacatttattgaaaaactaTTTATGGAAACAAGCGCTTGCTCAGTCCCGACTGATATGCGACAATTAGGCTCTCATTTGAAATTACATGCTGTTATGTTAATAATGCtttttacattttctaaaacaaccacaataaaaaaaactatcttaATCCATCAATGTGTCcatcctcactcttttccaacaatgggtgatatgttatatgatgggtttggacacaaatttcgactttttttttttttttagttccacACATTTCACTCAAATTATAGACAGtgcatttaagtaagatccggatatttgaggaaacacttttttatacataactgttcaatagcgatgtattatatatttttcgaaaggttTTGTGTTCCGGTaagttgtaagtattgatgaagactattcaaaaaaaaatataggtacacggatttttcatatttttaaaattaacttttttttacaaaataatcaatttcccctaaatccgtatttttatttttttatttttttttttcaaatgtttttggggacaaaaccccgcatttTTAAtccattcagaagtatggaccaaaattttgccgacgacttatgaatttttttaaacagcgatatttgtaaaaaaaataattcttgtacTTCAAATTTTTTgccttcatttttttatgtaaaattgaaccgTTTTCAATATATAGCCagtcaaagttaaattttgtccgaaaaattccgttttttttctatttttttaaaatagtgtccataaaatatttttttccaaaagttctgaaaatttcctacaatttcgtctaagtaacattgaagattggacccctggttgctgagatacagcggataaaaaaattgaaaaatctggcaaagtattgatgaaaaatctggcagacaaaaACTTAACAATTCTGAATGGTAAAGGTGAGGGAGGatatgaattgattcaaaaatttgtagaattcagatggtttaactgattttatgaccacaaaactgttgtgtttacatcttctttttgaaaaacacgttctattgttatttgatttttaattaaatacgttaaatttaatcaaaaatttgtttataatgagCAAAcggtgaaaaatctggcaaaatctgtcaatatctggcacagagaaggctAACTcattattctggctgacacttaaaaatctggcattcccagatttatctggcaacctagCAACCCTGCAAGAAATAACTGGACGATGCAGCTCGATAGTAATCGGCACTGTTTGTTTCTGGATAAAAGGTCCGAATTTTAGAATAATTCCAGCCTGGGAATAATAAGTATGTTTTTCTTGTGGGTAGCAAATTCTATACTTCTCCGTCCATTTCTGAATCGCCTTTCCGGAACGTGCCAGGTCAAGACGAAACATCATGCTGTCATAGCTGTAGATTGCCAGACGATCTTGTACATTGGCGTAAGCGGGTTCCATTACTAAGCAAGGGGGTTTAATAAGGTTGTTATCGAAATCCATATTGTTTGAGGATTTGGATGAATTAGCAGGTTCGTAAACATCCGCAAAAAGGAACGACACTGTTGAGCTTTGGCCCTCCAACAATTCATGAAAGCTCATTGTCCGTGCTTGGGATCCGGAACCGAACTAAGCTACTCTTAGCTGTAGACATCAACAGTACCATCCTAATAACCCCACACAGTCGCATGGTTCTTGTACCACTTCCTTTTCTGAACTGGTTTAATGGAAAAGCTGATTGCACTCTTTTATCGAAAGTCTTTCGCCTTCCGTTATAAGTTGTTTGCATTGTTTTGTAAGAAATGATTTGGATATGAAACGGACATTATTTATGAATTTCTTTGTCGTCTAATCTAGAATGCACAGTAAAaacttgtgtaaatttggaaggtgtaattttggaaggtgtaattttggaaggttgaacattaccttttttatgatgtaattttacctcaatttagactaacAAAGCGACATTACcacagaatagtggtaaaattatacatttttctaacataaaagatgtactcattcccagatgtaatattaccacgatGTTTTTTTATCTGTGTGGATTGATGCGATATAATACCGCCATTGATTGGAATTAAAGAATGAGTAAGGGTAGAAAATATCTTCTTAGAACTAGGTCACCACAAATTTACTGATTAGTTTACTTATGATTACACAACTCTGCATGTTTGAATATGCTGTCAGTAAACACTTCAGTTGTgttaaggtatgatagatttgggcgccttgaacacgctccaatcgacagaattgaattttagtgaatttcatgccattaaataaaattgaaagttaAGTTGAGCAGTTTTTATAGTTTAACGAATTCGGTCCGTGGCCATAAATAAAAAGGTGTCTTATAAATGCAAGAGgactttttcttcaaaaacccaCGTGAGAAAACAAACAATACTCAAGATTCATCGTTGCTTATCAATCGCGGGGACACTTGTTTGAAACGTTCTGTTTTCGTTTGCTTCTTTTCTTATCATCGGTTTCGGTTAGGTCACTTGAACCACTTCTCGATTGATGGAAGCCGCCTTGGTGAACAAACAGTATTGCTTTCCCTGCGTTTACAAATATTACTTAATACGAGTGCACttacaattttagcatttttggagTA
Coding sequences:
- the LOC120432608 gene encoding protein rogdi isoform X2; protein product: MLKFGSNWFAKPHSRKKTNGAKPQQASVSFADPEVPEVPPRTHRRKGRSSPAATSPLDQRHQVQFQQQVSWDSESSTVTESLGGDSLFSRQSSFRQSVASSASRRPPQPLSRRARKIMADTEKEEAVNLQVEFEWVLHEEVHSVLKQLHAILVECAHRFPVPLYGNEGKKQDKFILTAAPEQLKCVVTLTGDSITHADINFKVQRQQQQTQRTTITQDYPWKIQQVQDAANHLQQAINHIDNVDGSYHFKTSDEVLHILGNILGALQRGRTSLVVPRKKPIDELMKSRNMKALSPNLPEDLAISFYIQSHKLIFVAYQLTNFQGTMKFDSCQAECSVPWLNEVLVLFTVALQLCQQLKDKISVFSQYKDFTVGSRSASALSY
- the LOC120432608 gene encoding protein rogdi isoform X1 gives rise to the protein MLKFSGSNWFAKPHSRKKTNGAKPQQASVSFADPEVPEVPPRTHRRKGRSSPAATSPLDQRHQVQFQQQVSWDSESSTVTESLGGDSLFSRQSSFRQSVASSASRRPPQPLSRRARKIMADTEKEEAVNLQVEFEWVLHEEVHSVLKQLHAILVECAHRFPVPLYGNEGKKQDKFILTAAPEQLKCVVTLTGDSITHADINFKVQRQQQQTQRTTITQDYPWKIQQVQDAANHLQQAINHIDNVDGSYHFKTSDEVLHILGNILGALQRGRTSLVVPRKKPIDELMKSRNMKALSPNLPEDLAISFYIQSHKLIFVAYQLTNFQGTMKFDSCQAECSVPWLNEVLVLFTVALQLCQQLKDKISVFSQYKDFTVGSRSASALSY